The sequence CCCATGGCGACCATGGAAACGCACGTCCCCGCCGAGCCCTCGGCGCACGTGGACACCTTTGCGCGCGACCACCTTCCTCCGCGCCACCTGTGGCCGGAGATGGACTACTCGGCGCTCCCCGAGCTGGCGTATCCGCCCCGCCTGAACTGCGCCGTGGAATTGCTGGACCGCATGGTGGAGAGCGGGCACGCGGACCGCACGGCGATCCTGTGGGACGGCGGGCGGTGGTCGTATCGGGAGCTGGTGGAGAAGGCGAACCGCATCGCCGCCGCGCTGCACGATCTCGGCCTCGTCCCGGGCAACCGGGTGCTGCTGCGCGGCCCCAACACGCCGATGATGGCGGCTTGCTGGTTCGGCGTGCTCAAGGCCGGAGGCGTCGTGGTGGCCACCATGCCGCTGCTGAGGCCGCGCGAGCTTGCCCACATCGCCCAGAAGGCGATGGTTCGCTTCGCCCTGTGCGACCACCGGCTGCTGGGCGATCTCGTCGCCGCGCGCGGCCAGGCGCCCGTATTGGAGCGCGTCCTGGCGTGGGGCGGAGAGGGCGACGACTCGCTGGATGCGCTGATGGAGCGGCACACGGGCGAGTTCGGCGCGGTGGACACGGCGGCGGACGACGTGGCGCTGATCGCGTTCACCTCCGGCACCACGGGCCAGCCCAAGGGCGCCATGCACTTCCATCGCGACGTGCTGGCGGCGTGCGACTGCTTTCCCAAGTACGTGCTGAAGCCCACGCCTGATGACGTGTTCTGTGGCTCGCCCCCGCTCGCATTCACCTTCGGGCTGGGCGGAATCCTGATCTTTCCGCTGCGCGTGGGCGCCACGGCATTGCTGATCGAGCAGCCCACGCCGCCCAACCTGCTGAAGGCCATCCAGGACCACGGCGCCACCATCGTCTCCACCGCGCCCACCGCCTACCGCGCGATGCTGGAGCTGCTCCCGCAGCACGACATCCGCTCGCTGACCCGGTGCGTGTCCGCCGGCGAAACCCTGCCGCTTCCCACGTTCGAGGCGTGGGAGGCGGCAACGGGCATCCGCATCATCGACGGCATCGGCAGCACGGAGATGCTCCACATCTTCATCAGCGCCTCAGGCGACGACATCCGCCCCGGCTCCACCGGCAAGGCGGTTCCCGGGTACCGCGCGCGGATCATCGACCAGGAGGGCAACCCGCTGCCCCCCGGCTCCATCGGCCGGCTTGCGGTGCAGGGGCCCACCGGGTGCCGCTACCTGGACGACGAGGAGCGGCAGCGGGGATACGTATGGGATGGATGGAACGTGACGGGTGACGCCTACCGGATGGACGAGGACGGATATTTCTGGTACCAGGCGCGCACGGACGACATGATCGTCTCCGCCGGCTACAACATCGCGGGGCCGGAGGTGGAGGCCGTGATGCTGGAGCACCCGGCGGTGATGGAGTGCGGCGTCGTCGGCCTGCCGGACGCGGAGCGCGGGCAGGTGGTGAGCGCGTTCATCGTGCTGCGCGAGGGGAACGACGGAGGGGACGAGATGGTGAAGGAGCTTCAGCAGTGGGTGAAGGACCACATCGCGCCGTACAAGTATCCGCGCCGCGTGACGTTCCTGGACCAGCTGCCACGCACGCAGACGGGCAAGCTCCAGCGCTTTCGGCTGCGGGAGGGCGCGTGATCCATCGCACGCTGCAGCCGGCGGGATGGGCGTCGCCGCGCGGATACTCCAACGGCGTGGAGGCGCAGGGGCGGGTGGTGTTCGTCGCGGGGCAGATCGGGTGGAACCCAGTAAGCTGCGCGTTCGAGACAGACGACTTCGTGGGACAGGTGGACCAGGCGCTGCGGAACCTGGTGGCCGTGCTGCGCGAGGCCGGCGCCGGGCCGGAGCACGTGACGCGGATCACGTGGTACATCACGGACCGCGCGGCCTACGCCGAGAACACGCGCGCCGTCGGCCGGGTGTACCGCGACGCCTTTGGCCCGCACTTTCCCGCGATGACGCTGGTGATCGTCGCCGGGCTGCTGGAGGAAGAGGCCCGGGTGGAGATCGAGGCCACGGCGGTGGTGTAGGTTCCCCCTCCCCCGCAAACTGC is a genomic window of Longimicrobium sp. containing:
- a CDS encoding RidA family protein, which produces MHRTLQPAGWASPRGYSNGVEAQGRVVFVAGQIGWNPVSCAFETDDFVGQVDQALRNLVAVLREAGAGPEHVTRITWYITDRAAYAENTRAVGRVYRDAFGPHFPAMTLVIVAGLLEEEARVEIEATAVV
- a CDS encoding benzoate-CoA ligase family protein; its protein translation is MATMETHVPAEPSAHVDTFARDHLPPRHLWPEMDYSALPELAYPPRLNCAVELLDRMVESGHADRTAILWDGGRWSYRELVEKANRIAAALHDLGLVPGNRVLLRGPNTPMMAACWFGVLKAGGVVVATMPLLRPRELAHIAQKAMVRFALCDHRLLGDLVAARGQAPVLERVLAWGGEGDDSLDALMERHTGEFGAVDTAADDVALIAFTSGTTGQPKGAMHFHRDVLAACDCFPKYVLKPTPDDVFCGSPPLAFTFGLGGILIFPLRVGATALLIEQPTPPNLLKAIQDHGATIVSTAPTAYRAMLELLPQHDIRSLTRCVSAGETLPLPTFEAWEAATGIRIIDGIGSTEMLHIFISASGDDIRPGSTGKAVPGYRARIIDQEGNPLPPGSIGRLAVQGPTGCRYLDDEERQRGYVWDGWNVTGDAYRMDEDGYFWYQARTDDMIVSAGYNIAGPEVEAVMLEHPAVMECGVVGLPDAERGQVVSAFIVLREGNDGGDEMVKELQQWVKDHIAPYKYPRRVTFLDQLPRTQTGKLQRFRLREGA